The Sinomonas sp. P10A9 genome includes a window with the following:
- a CDS encoding SDR family oxidoreductase has translation MTRTSVVTGAASGIGKATKQLLEQRGERVIGADIRDAEVVADLSEPAGRAALVEEVRRLSGGSIDAVYAVAGLSTATVATVAVNFSGTVATLEGLRPLLLGSPAPRAVLVSSMAALMPSDEELVALLTAGDEQAALARAEILAKEPATTGRLIYASTKLALSRWVRRHASTSQWAGEGIPLNAVAPGVISTPMTADLIATDEGRVGLLKAVPMPLNGIAEPVVVAQALAWLGSVENTHLCGQIVYVDGGSDVVLRGDSVW, from the coding sequence ATGACTCGAACATCTGTGGTCACCGGCGCCGCCTCGGGCATCGGCAAGGCAACCAAGCAACTGCTCGAGCAGCGGGGAGAACGCGTCATCGGCGCCGACATCCGCGATGCGGAGGTGGTCGCCGATCTGTCGGAGCCGGCGGGCCGCGCCGCGCTGGTCGAGGAGGTGCGCCGGCTCAGCGGCGGCTCGATCGATGCCGTCTACGCCGTGGCGGGTCTGAGCACCGCAACGGTGGCCACAGTGGCCGTGAACTTCTCCGGCACCGTCGCAACGCTCGAAGGCCTCCGACCGCTCCTCCTCGGCTCCCCCGCGCCGCGGGCTGTGCTCGTGTCCTCGATGGCCGCCCTCATGCCCAGCGATGAGGAACTCGTCGCCCTGCTCACCGCAGGAGACGAGCAGGCGGCGCTGGCCCGCGCCGAAATCCTCGCCAAGGAGCCGGCAACCACGGGCCGGCTCATCTATGCCTCCACCAAGCTCGCGCTCTCGCGGTGGGTCCGCAGGCACGCCTCCACCTCGCAGTGGGCTGGCGAAGGGATCCCGCTCAACGCCGTGGCCCCAGGCGTCATCTCCACCCCCATGACGGCCGATCTCATCGCGACGGACGAGGGACGGGTGGGCCTCCTGAAGGCGGTGCCCATGCCACTGAACGGCATCGCCGAGCCGGTAGTCGTTGCCCAGGCGCTGGCCTGGCTCGGGAGCGTGGAGAACACGCACCTGTGCGGGCAGATCGTCTACGTCGACGGCGGCAGCGACGTCGTCCTGCGGGGCGACTCCGTCTGGTAA
- a CDS encoding sensor histidine kinase, with protein MRLRVLGVLSLFALFIVVAVSASILASVSRELTQELQINRVAALNRFAQVADDATSSGDTVPLQRDMDRYSALYGEGIVVRTPQATLTSGGLSASRTDVGDALAQARLGLSNTSLDAVQPFGRSSQVIARSFGTANQVLGETALEVDLGAAQQKLRERWLLVVLGAAAGAGLLVAGAERLTAWVLRPVHRLTDAVAAFEESGRATPLREEGPPELQRLSRAFSTMAEHVSESMEAQRQLIADASHQLRNPIGALRLRTDLLALALETPGQKDAAAGMTRELEHVEEILDGLLRLASAEHRVQEGLAPGGAGSSLGERAGVLDAWTVLADAAGRVAPLAEGASDRIEIADPPAQPLRFRGNRSDLTDIVGELLENAIKHGGPEGAARGTGANVRAGVSLRGGTVVIEIADDGPGLTPEERASSTTRFWRSPRTAGTRGTGLGLSIVEQLAGANGGRLVLAAAEPHGLVARVEFPAFPGVREGATEEGTPDPVHEEAAPDTARGLAHGTAHDAGLPHDGADGTRGGEGHHA; from the coding sequence GTGAGGCTGCGGGTCCTGGGCGTCCTGAGCCTGTTCGCGCTGTTCATCGTCGTGGCGGTGTCCGCCTCGATCCTCGCCTCGGTGAGCCGTGAGCTCACCCAGGAGCTGCAGATCAACCGCGTCGCCGCGCTCAACCGGTTCGCGCAGGTGGCTGACGACGCGACGTCAAGCGGCGACACGGTCCCGCTCCAGCGCGACATGGACCGATACTCAGCCCTCTACGGCGAGGGCATCGTGGTGCGGACCCCGCAGGCCACGCTGACCTCCGGCGGCCTCAGCGCCAGCCGGACGGACGTGGGCGACGCCCTCGCCCAGGCCCGCCTCGGCCTCAGCAACACCTCGCTCGACGCCGTGCAGCCGTTCGGGCGGTCATCCCAGGTGATCGCGCGCTCGTTCGGAACGGCGAACCAGGTCCTCGGAGAGACGGCGCTCGAGGTCGATCTGGGCGCCGCGCAGCAGAAGCTGCGGGAGCGTTGGCTGCTCGTCGTCCTCGGGGCGGCGGCCGGGGCCGGCCTGCTCGTAGCCGGCGCGGAGCGGCTCACCGCGTGGGTGCTGCGGCCGGTGCACCGGCTCACGGACGCCGTGGCGGCGTTCGAGGAGTCGGGGCGTGCCACCCCCCTGCGCGAGGAGGGGCCACCGGAGCTGCAGCGGCTCTCGCGGGCCTTCTCGACCATGGCCGAGCACGTGAGCGAGAGCATGGAGGCCCAGCGACAGCTCATCGCGGACGCCTCGCACCAGCTCCGCAACCCCATCGGCGCGCTGCGCCTGCGCACGGACCTCCTTGCCCTCGCCCTCGAGACGCCCGGCCAGAAGGACGCGGCCGCAGGCATGACCCGGGAGCTCGAGCACGTCGAGGAGATCCTCGACGGTCTCCTGCGCCTCGCCTCCGCCGAGCACCGCGTCCAGGAGGGCCTCGCCCCCGGCGGCGCGGGGTCGTCCCTCGGCGAGCGCGCCGGGGTCCTCGACGCCTGGACGGTCCTCGCGGACGCCGCAGGCCGCGTCGCACCCCTCGCGGAGGGCGCCAGCGACCGCATCGAGATCGCGGATCCGCCGGCCCAGCCACTCCGGTTCAGGGGAAACCGCTCGGACCTCACGGACATCGTCGGGGAGTTGCTCGAGAATGCGATCAAGCACGGGGGGCCGGAGGGCGCCGCACGCGGCACGGGCGCGAACGTGCGGGCGGGCGTCTCGCTGCGCGGCGGGACCGTGGTCATCGAGATCGCCGACGACGGCCCCGGCCTCACGCCCGAAGAGCGTGCCTCCTCGACTACCCGGTTCTGGCGCTCCCCGCGGACCGCGGGCACACGCGGCACGGGCCTGGGCCTGTCCATCGTCGAGCAGCTCGCCGGTGCCAACGGAGGCCGCCTCGTCCTCGCCGCCGCGGAGCCGCATGGCCTGGTCGCGCGGGTCGAGTTCCCCGCGTTTCCCGGGGTGCGCGAGGGTGCGACTGAGGAAGGCACGCCGGACCCTGTGCACGAGGAGGCCGCGCCGGACACGGCGCGCGGCTTGGCGCACGGCACTGCGCACGACGCCGGCCTCCCGCACGACGGCGCGGACGGCACCCGCGGCGGGGAGGGACACCATGCCTGA
- a CDS encoding MFS transporter produces MTLTQAQGGSAAATRRAIANTLKGSAGNLIEWYDLYVYAAFSAYFATYFFSTMDPVQAQIDAYLTFALTFLMRPVGSWFFGRYADRHGRRAALTLSVSLMGVGSLLVAVLPGVAQIGVWSTVLMYASRLLQGFSVGGEYGTSATYMSEVATAKRRGFFSSFQYVTLVGGQVLALLSLIILQTTLGEADLKAWGWRIPFAVGAVAALLVLWLRRTMDESIPPEQLKAAARAASGEGGEFEAIQPGTLKLLFTKHWKPFLVVVFLTMGGTVAFYLYTTYILSFMNNVSHIPKTQTSVINFWALFVFMLLQPVFGLISDKFGRRPQLILFGVLGAVFTWPIMSMLAGVKDPVIAFWLMLAGLVIVVNYTSISALVKAELFPSSVRALGVGLGYAVANSLFGGTVPFIGEWLTSAGHKEWLFTYVTITIVISLVVYIFFLPNKTHTPLDHEFGAAYGELPVAAGSASSSTAADDDGREPSRVG; encoded by the coding sequence ATGACCCTCACCCAAGCCCAGGGTGGCAGCGCCGCAGCGACGCGGCGCGCCATCGCCAACACCCTCAAGGGATCCGCCGGAAACCTCATCGAGTGGTACGACCTCTACGTCTACGCGGCGTTCTCGGCGTACTTCGCGACGTACTTCTTCAGCACCATGGACCCGGTCCAGGCGCAGATCGACGCCTACCTGACCTTCGCCTTGACGTTCCTCATGCGCCCGGTGGGCTCATGGTTCTTCGGCCGCTACGCGGACCGCCACGGCCGCCGCGCCGCCCTCACGCTCAGCGTGAGCCTCATGGGCGTCGGCTCGCTGCTCGTCGCGGTGCTGCCCGGCGTCGCGCAGATCGGCGTGTGGTCCACCGTCCTCATGTACGCCTCCCGGCTCCTCCAAGGATTCTCGGTGGGCGGCGAGTACGGCACCTCGGCCACGTACATGTCCGAGGTCGCGACCGCCAAGCGGCGCGGCTTCTTCTCGAGCTTCCAGTACGTCACGCTCGTGGGTGGCCAGGTGCTGGCGCTGCTCTCGCTCATCATCCTCCAGACGACGCTCGGCGAGGCCGACCTCAAGGCGTGGGGCTGGCGCATCCCGTTCGCGGTCGGTGCCGTCGCCGCGCTCCTCGTCCTGTGGCTGCGCCGCACCATGGACGAGAGCATCCCCCCGGAGCAGCTCAAAGCCGCCGCCCGCGCAGCGTCCGGAGAGGGTGGCGAGTTCGAGGCCATCCAGCCCGGGACGCTCAAGCTCCTGTTCACGAAGCACTGGAAGCCGTTCCTCGTCGTCGTCTTCCTCACCATGGGCGGAACGGTCGCGTTCTACCTCTACACGACCTACATCCTGAGCTTCATGAACAACGTCTCCCACATCCCGAAGACGCAGACCTCGGTCATCAACTTCTGGGCCCTGTTCGTGTTCATGCTCCTGCAGCCCGTGTTCGGCCTGATCTCCGACAAGTTCGGCCGGCGGCCCCAGCTCATCCTGTTCGGCGTGCTCGGCGCGGTCTTCACGTGGCCCATCATGTCCATGCTCGCCGGCGTCAAGGATCCGGTCATCGCGTTCTGGCTCATGCTCGCGGGGCTCGTGATCGTCGTGAACTACACGTCCATCAGCGCCCTGGTGAAGGCGGAGCTGTTCCCCTCCTCGGTGCGTGCGCTCGGGGTTGGCCTCGGCTACGCGGTGGCCAACTCGCTCTTCGGTGGCACCGTGCCGTTCATCGGCGAATGGCTCACGAGCGCCGGGCACAAGGAGTGGCTGTTCACGTACGTGACGATCACAATTGTCATCTCCCTGGTTGTGTACATCTTCTTCCTGCCGAACAAGACGCACACCCCGCTCGACCACGAGTTCGGCGCCGCCTACGGTGAGCTCCCCGTGGCGGCCGGCTCCGCGTCGTCGTCGACGGCCGCGGACGACGACGGCCGCGAGCCGTCGCGGGTGGGCTGA
- a CDS encoding CynX/NimT family MFS transporter yields the protein MSATNTHRPKAAAWLLLVSIGLIALTMRGPFVAVAPLARPLSADLNLSPGALGLLTGIPVLCFALASPLASLSARRFGAEVAATLTLAGVLAGVVVRSLDGTAVVMIGTVLIGVAITIGNIAVPLLIRRDFTPARQGMAMGVYTASLNVGSFITSVASAPLADALGWRLALASSSLFAVVALAFWAAAVGVRRAVVPEPVAPEQSTVHDGGRRRGVTVIVALVVGFGGQAFSYYGVTAWLPSLLTDELGLSSTAAGAGASLFQILAIIGALGTPLLSRRYGTTTAVVTLGVLWLAVPLGLLAAPGLWPLWSSFGGAAQGGGITLIFTAILAIARDQAAAGRMSAIVQGVGYAFGAIAPTLVGSVRAAVGSWTVPLLVVVGSVLCFIVGTLVGLRTAAHHRA from the coding sequence ATGAGCGCCACGAACACCCACCGCCCCAAGGCCGCCGCGTGGCTGCTTCTCGTTTCGATCGGCCTCATCGCCCTGACCATGCGGGGGCCCTTCGTGGCAGTTGCGCCCCTCGCCAGACCGCTCTCGGCCGACCTCAACCTCTCGCCCGGCGCGCTCGGGCTGCTCACGGGCATTCCCGTACTATGCTTCGCCCTCGCCTCGCCGCTCGCGTCCCTATCTGCGCGGCGGTTCGGGGCCGAGGTGGCCGCGACCCTGACACTCGCCGGCGTCCTTGCCGGCGTGGTGGTCCGTTCGCTCGACGGGACCGCCGTCGTCATGATCGGCACGGTGCTGATCGGCGTCGCGATCACGATCGGCAACATTGCCGTCCCCCTGCTCATCCGCCGTGACTTCACGCCGGCGCGGCAGGGTATGGCGATGGGCGTGTACACGGCCTCGCTCAACGTCGGTTCCTTCATCACCTCCGTGGCGTCCGCGCCCCTGGCCGACGCTCTGGGCTGGCGCCTCGCGCTCGCCTCGAGTTCGCTCTTCGCAGTGGTGGCCCTCGCGTTCTGGGCCGCCGCGGTCGGGGTGCGGCGCGCCGTCGTGCCCGAACCGGTAGCCCCCGAGCAAAGCACCGTGCACGACGGCGGTCGGCGCCGCGGCGTGACGGTCATCGTCGCGCTTGTGGTCGGGTTCGGCGGCCAGGCGTTCTCGTACTACGGCGTGACCGCCTGGCTGCCGAGCCTCCTGACCGATGAGCTTGGGCTTTCCTCGACTGCCGCCGGAGCCGGGGCGTCGTTGTTCCAGATCCTCGCGATCATCGGCGCGCTCGGAACGCCGCTCCTGTCCCGCCGGTACGGGACGACCACGGCCGTCGTGACGCTCGGCGTGCTGTGGCTGGCCGTGCCGCTCGGGCTCCTGGCCGCTCCGGGCCTGTGGCCTCTGTGGTCGTCTTTCGGCGGGGCCGCGCAGGGCGGCGGGATCACGCTCATCTTCACCGCCATCCTCGCGATCGCCCGCGATCAGGCCGCCGCCGGGCGGATGTCCGCGATCGTGCAGGGCGTCGGCTACGCCTTTGGGGCGATTGCGCCGACGCTCGTGGGGTCGGTGCGCGCAGCCGTCGGGTCGTGGACGGTGCCGCTGCTCGTGGTGGTCGGCTCGGTCCTGTGCTTCATCGTCGGGACGCTCGTCGGCCTGCGGACGGCGGCGCACCACCGCGCGTGA
- a CDS encoding MMPL family transporter, translating to MTGRNEAVPASPDRRGGIWGWVSRLIATRPRTVWAASLVILIGMGVGMTGFKADGVPTSDFVVGHSDARDGQAALAAHFPAGAGQPAVVIAPETKAADVTSLLKGESGVSSVRQSGTAVDGKVMLEVTLANAPESSEAEQTITTMRSDIAAKGWHGPDGQDADRQSAERQSAERQSAVLVGGPTAVALDTNETTIHDRNLIIPVVLGVIFVILVLLLRSIVAPLLLVGTVVVSFAASLGVSALAFNNVFQFPGADASVPLFGFVFLVALGIDYNIFLMSRVREESRKHGTREGILRGLRSTGGVITSAGVVLAATFAALGVLPVLFLAQISFIVAFGVLLDTILVRSLLVPALCYDLGDRIWWPIRLRRLAG from the coding sequence GTGACCGGGCGGAACGAAGCGGTTCCGGCGTCGCCCGACCGGCGCGGCGGCATCTGGGGCTGGGTGTCCCGACTCATCGCCACGCGTCCGCGCACGGTCTGGGCCGCCTCGCTCGTGATCCTCATCGGCATGGGCGTAGGCATGACCGGCTTCAAGGCGGACGGCGTCCCGACCAGCGACTTCGTGGTGGGCCACTCCGACGCCCGCGACGGCCAGGCCGCGCTCGCGGCGCACTTCCCCGCGGGGGCCGGCCAGCCCGCCGTCGTGATTGCGCCGGAGACCAAGGCTGCCGATGTCACGAGCCTGCTCAAGGGCGAATCCGGAGTCAGCTCCGTGCGGCAGTCCGGCACCGCCGTCGACGGCAAGGTCATGCTCGAAGTGACGCTGGCCAACGCGCCCGAGTCGAGCGAGGCCGAGCAGACCATCACAACGATGCGATCCGACATCGCCGCCAAGGGGTGGCATGGGCCGGACGGGCAAGACGCCGATAGGCAAAGCGCCGAAAGGCAAAGCGCCGAAAGGCAAAGCGCAGTCCTCGTGGGCGGCCCGACCGCCGTCGCGCTCGACACCAACGAGACCACGATCCACGACCGCAACCTCATCATCCCCGTGGTCCTCGGCGTGATCTTCGTGATTCTCGTGCTGCTGCTGCGCTCGATCGTCGCGCCGCTGCTGCTCGTGGGCACCGTGGTGGTCTCGTTCGCCGCGTCGCTGGGAGTCTCAGCCCTCGCGTTCAACAACGTGTTCCAGTTCCCGGGTGCGGATGCGTCCGTGCCGCTGTTCGGGTTCGTGTTCCTCGTGGCCCTGGGGATCGACTACAACATCTTCCTCATGAGCCGGGTCCGGGAGGAGTCGCGCAAGCACGGCACCCGCGAGGGCATCCTCCGGGGCCTGCGGTCAACGGGCGGCGTCATCACCTCCGCGGGCGTGGTGCTCGCGGCGACGTTCGCGGCGCTGGGCGTCCTGCCGGTCCTGTTCCTCGCGCAGATCAGCTTCATCGTCGCGTTCGGCGTGCTGCTGGACACCATCCTCGTGCGCTCGCTCCTGGTCCCGGCCCTGTGCTACGACCTCGGCGACCGCATCTGGTGGCCGATCAGGCTGCGGCGGCTGGCCGGCTAA
- the tgt gene encoding tRNA guanosine(34) transglycosylase Tgt yields the protein MPDSASASPAAPPLTEAHPRQSEFSFEVGTRLTGPDGEPTLGRTGTITTPHGTIQTPAFIAVGTKATVKAVLPESIRDLGAQAVLANAYHLYLQPGPDILDEAGGLGKFMNWAGPTFTDSGGFQVMSLGSGFKKVIDMTGPGAPEQAGADDAVAPGKERLAHIDDDGVWFKSYLNGDKHRFTPEISMQVQHQIGADIMFAFDELTTLHNSRRYQEEALDRTRLWAQRCVAEHFRLTDEREGKPYQALFGVIQGAQYEDLRRKACRDLGEMPFDGFGIGGALEKENLGTIVGWCSEVLPEDKPRHLLGISEPDDIFVAIEAGADTFDCVSPTRVARNSAFYTAEGRLNLSGAKYKRDWGPLQDGCDCYTCANYSRAYIRHLYKASEMLSHTLISIHNERFVVRMVDDARHAIEDGAFHEFKAETLGRYYSAPNV from the coding sequence GTGCCAGATTCCGCGTCCGCCTCCCCCGCTGCCCCTCCGCTGACCGAGGCCCACCCGCGTCAGAGCGAATTCTCCTTCGAGGTCGGGACGCGCCTGACCGGACCGGATGGGGAGCCCACCCTCGGCCGTACCGGAACGATCACCACTCCGCACGGGACGATCCAGACGCCGGCGTTCATCGCCGTGGGCACCAAGGCGACGGTCAAGGCGGTGCTGCCCGAGTCCATCCGCGACCTCGGCGCGCAGGCAGTCCTCGCGAACGCGTACCACCTGTACCTCCAGCCCGGCCCGGACATCCTCGACGAGGCCGGCGGGCTCGGGAAGTTCATGAACTGGGCAGGCCCCACGTTCACGGACTCCGGCGGCTTCCAGGTCATGAGCCTCGGTTCGGGGTTCAAGAAGGTCATCGACATGACCGGCCCGGGCGCCCCCGAGCAGGCGGGCGCTGACGACGCCGTTGCCCCCGGCAAGGAGCGCCTCGCCCACATTGACGACGACGGCGTGTGGTTCAAGAGCTACCTCAACGGGGACAAGCACCGGTTCACCCCCGAGATCTCGATGCAGGTCCAGCACCAGATCGGCGCGGACATCATGTTCGCTTTCGACGAGCTCACCACGCTGCACAACTCCCGCCGCTACCAGGAGGAGGCACTCGACCGGACGCGCCTGTGGGCCCAGCGCTGCGTGGCGGAGCACTTCCGCCTCACCGACGAGCGCGAGGGCAAGCCATACCAGGCCCTGTTCGGGGTCATCCAGGGCGCGCAGTATGAGGACCTGCGCCGCAAGGCCTGCCGCGACCTCGGCGAGATGCCGTTCGACGGCTTCGGGATCGGCGGTGCGCTCGAGAAGGAGAACCTCGGCACGATCGTCGGCTGGTGCTCCGAGGTGCTCCCCGAGGACAAGCCCCGGCACCTGCTCGGGATTTCCGAGCCGGACGACATCTTCGTGGCCATCGAGGCCGGTGCCGACACGTTCGACTGCGTCTCCCCCACGCGCGTGGCCCGCAACTCGGCGTTCTACACGGCCGAGGGCCGCCTCAACCTCTCCGGGGCCAAGTACAAGCGCGACTGGGGGCCGCTCCAGGACGGCTGCGACTGCTACACGTGCGCGAACTACTCCCGCGCCTACATCCGGCACCTCTACAAGGCGTCCGAGATGCTCTCGCACACGCTGATCTCGATCCACAACGAGCGCTTCGTGGTCCGGATGGTCGACGACGCCCGCCACGCCATCGAGGATGGCGCCTTCCACGAGTTCAAGGCCGAGACCCTCGGCCGCTACTACAGCGCCCCCAACGTCTAA
- a CDS encoding response regulator transcription factor, whose translation MRVLIVEDDDAMASALVAAVGSAGLDATRVSRGADALLKHREHDAILLDLGLPDMDGLEVLRKLRQVTLAPILILTARDDERSVVLGLRSGADDYLVKPVKLVELLARIEAVARRAIRAGGAEPHRFRVGEVSIDLDRRVAAVGDRELNLTATEYELLALLARHAGSVVTREQILDALWGDAFVASSRSLDVHLTGLRSKLKLPGFIINVRGVGYRLEGPAQGGQRP comes from the coding sequence ATGCGGGTGCTGATCGTCGAGGACGACGACGCGATGGCCTCCGCGCTCGTCGCCGCCGTCGGCTCGGCAGGGCTGGACGCGACCCGCGTCAGCCGGGGCGCCGACGCGCTCCTGAAGCACCGCGAGCACGATGCGATCCTCCTCGACCTCGGCTTGCCGGACATGGACGGCCTCGAGGTGCTCCGCAAGCTCCGTCAGGTCACGCTCGCCCCGATCCTCATCCTCACCGCGCGCGACGACGAGCGCAGCGTGGTCCTCGGCCTGCGCTCCGGCGCGGACGACTACCTCGTCAAGCCCGTCAAGCTCGTCGAGCTCCTGGCCCGCATCGAGGCTGTGGCCCGCCGAGCCATCCGCGCCGGCGGCGCGGAGCCGCACCGGTTCCGCGTCGGGGAGGTGAGCATCGACCTCGACAGGCGCGTTGCCGCCGTCGGCGATCGCGAGCTGAACCTCACGGCGACCGAGTACGAGTTGCTCGCGCTCCTCGCGCGCCACGCCGGCTCGGTCGTGACGCGGGAGCAGATCCTCGACGCCCTCTGGGGCGACGCGTTCGTGGCGAGCTCGCGGTCCCTCGACGTGCACCTCACGGGCCTGCGCTCCAAGCTCAAGCTGCCGGGGTTCATCATCAACGTCCGCGGCGTCGGGTACCGCCTCGAGGGGCCTGCGCAGGGCGGACAGCGTCCGTGA
- a CDS encoding serine hydrolase domain-containing protein: MGHGTGASRRTGGLRDPRRESRRGSRPHARRRRLVVTAIAALVVLAAGTAAFVGIGAEENLAEASHPAAAAASGGRDLPTTPPTAKAPASRSTKPKSASPAPSSPTAPAGAAPSAAGSAQPAWQTMPAAIADAVDAYAEDQGAAGIAVAVSTGTGATAQSRYLATTGQAAADTPWSTDTRSAFRSITKSFVGTVVLQLVGEGKLGLDDPVSTFVPSVAQVQYDGAAAGGQITVREALEMRTGLTEFSGTQEFSDQLDADYTRAFTDDELLGYAFDESLDFAPGTQYAYSNTNYVLLGAIIQSITGQPWDQAVQSRILGPLGLTSVAYSGSAQPAAPVATPYEFSDAGLESLAQVSPSLYGASGGYFGTIGDLLSWGRALGSGALVTPALQQARFTAVSDPETEDPGSPDYSGYGLAAGTIDGWWGHTGTGLGYESLTMYNPATGMTISILINTQLPNPNGPAVLFKQLEQRLAALS; this comes from the coding sequence ATGGGTCACGGGACGGGTGCGTCACGCCGCACCGGCGGTCTGCGCGACCCCCGGCGTGAATCCCGGCGCGGGAGCCGGCCGCACGCCCGACGCCGCCGGCTCGTCGTCACGGCCATCGCCGCGCTCGTGGTGCTCGCCGCAGGGACTGCCGCCTTCGTCGGCATCGGCGCGGAAGAGAATCTGGCGGAAGCGAGCCATCCCGCGGCCGCAGCCGCGTCAGGCGGTCGGGATCTGCCCACGACGCCACCCACGGCGAAGGCTCCGGCGTCGAGGTCGACGAAGCCGAAATCGGCGAGCCCCGCCCCGTCGAGCCCGACGGCGCCGGCCGGGGCCGCGCCGTCGGCCGCCGGATCCGCCCAGCCCGCGTGGCAGACGATGCCCGCGGCCATCGCGGACGCCGTCGATGCGTACGCCGAGGACCAGGGAGCCGCGGGGATCGCGGTAGCGGTCTCGACCGGCACCGGCGCAACCGCCCAGTCCCGCTATCTCGCCACCACCGGCCAAGCCGCGGCGGATACGCCATGGTCCACGGACACGCGTTCGGCGTTCCGCAGCATCACGAAGAGCTTCGTCGGAACGGTGGTGCTCCAGCTGGTCGGCGAGGGGAAGCTTGGCCTCGATGACCCGGTGTCGACATTCGTACCATCCGTCGCGCAGGTCCAGTACGACGGCGCCGCGGCGGGCGGCCAGATCACCGTCCGCGAGGCGCTCGAGATGCGCACGGGCCTCACGGAGTTCTCGGGCACCCAGGAGTTCTCGGACCAGCTCGACGCCGACTACACCCGCGCGTTCACCGACGACGAGCTCCTCGGCTATGCCTTCGACGAGTCCCTCGACTTCGCCCCGGGAACCCAGTACGCGTACAGCAACACGAACTACGTGCTTCTGGGTGCGATCATCCAGTCCATCACCGGACAGCCCTGGGACCAGGCCGTCCAGTCACGGATCCTCGGCCCGCTCGGGCTGACCTCGGTTGCCTACTCCGGCTCGGCGCAGCCCGCTGCGCCCGTTGCGACCCCGTACGAGTTCAGCGACGCCGGACTCGAGAGCCTCGCGCAGGTGAGCCCGTCCCTGTACGGTGCCTCGGGCGGGTACTTCGGGACCATCGGGGACCTGCTCTCCTGGGGGCGTGCTCTCGGCTCGGGTGCCCTCGTGACGCCCGCGCTTCAGCAGGCCCGGTTCACGGCCGTCTCGGACCCCGAGACCGAGGACCCCGGCAGCCCCGACTACAGCGGCTACGGCCTCGCCGCCGGCACGATCGACGGCTGGTGGGGGCACACGGGCACAGGCCTCGGCTACGAGTCGCTGACCATGTACAACCCGGCCACGGGCATGACCATCTCCATCCTCATCAATACCCAGCTCCCCAATCCCAACGGGCCGGCGGTCTTGTTCAAGCAGCTCGAGCAGCGCCTTGCAGCTCTGAGCTAG
- a CDS encoding TAXI family TRAP transporter solute-binding subunit, translated as MPERPGAPGPTEFRVTRARITPAPLTRRRFLRAGLAAAASGLVLPAAACAPVPPADSIMVAGGEQGGFYLEFATLLAQSLERHGVARHASTLETGGSVANMDRIATGGAALGISLADAAANGINSIAGPAPSSAPASPRLMALARVYENYVHLLVRKDSGIAAVADLAGRAVGVGAPGAGTGFTAHRLLEAAGVTVREESLGLNQGLAALRTGDVEALFWSGGVPTAAVATATKDVGLRLIDLSPLIAPTRARFGEYYERVLVPAGAYEGIPSTWTVGAANLLLCREDLHADTVRATVNLLLTHASELVPSTSLGVQFLSPETLINTAGIPLHPAAEAAYREFHG; from the coding sequence ATGCCTGAACGGCCCGGGGCGCCTGGGCCGACGGAGTTCCGTGTCACCCGCGCCCGGATCACCCCTGCCCCGCTCACCCGCCGCAGGTTCCTCCGCGCCGGGCTCGCGGCCGCCGCTTCGGGGCTCGTCCTCCCGGCGGCCGCCTGCGCCCCGGTCCCCCCGGCCGACTCGATCATGGTGGCCGGGGGCGAGCAGGGCGGCTTCTACCTCGAGTTCGCGACGCTCCTCGCGCAGTCGCTCGAACGGCACGGAGTGGCACGGCACGCGTCCACCCTCGAGACGGGCGGCAGCGTAGCCAACATGGACAGGATCGCCACCGGCGGCGCCGCTCTCGGGATCTCGCTCGCAGATGCCGCTGCCAACGGCATCAACAGCATCGCCGGCCCGGCGCCCTCGTCCGCCCCGGCATCCCCCAGACTCATGGCGCTCGCGAGGGTGTACGAGAACTATGTGCACTTGCTCGTGCGGAAGGACAGCGGCATCGCCGCGGTCGCCGACCTTGCGGGCCGCGCGGTGGGAGTCGGGGCGCCCGGGGCCGGCACGGGCTTCACGGCCCATCGCCTGCTGGAGGCGGCCGGCGTCACGGTCCGCGAGGAGTCCCTCGGCCTCAACCAGGGTCTCGCCGCTCTGCGCACCGGGGACGTCGAGGCGCTGTTCTGGTCCGGCGGCGTCCCGACCGCCGCGGTTGCCACCGCGACGAAGGACGTCGGCCTGCGCCTGATCGACCTCTCGCCGCTCATCGCCCCGACCCGGGCCCGTTTCGGCGAGTACTACGAGCGGGTCCTCGTCCCCGCCGGCGCGTACGAGGGGATCCCATCGACGTGGACCGTGGGCGCCGCGAACCTGCTGCTGTGCCGCGAAGACCTCCACGCGGACACAGTCCGGGCCACCGTGAACCTGCTGCTCACGCACGCGAGCGAGCTCGTGCCGAGCACGAGCCTCGGGGTGCAGTTCCTGAGCCCCGAGACACTCATCAACACCGCGGGCATCCCGCTGCACCCCGCAGCCGAGGCGGCCTACCGTGAGTTCCACGGTTGA